One window of Dyadobacter sandarakinus genomic DNA carries:
- a CDS encoding MerC domain-containing protein codes for MKASHSHNKADYVGIAGSVLCIIHCLLVPAAVAFGSGFGHVHHADFSLLSLDMLFILINGLAVFYATRDHKSVPVRILLWGGLLVFSVSLIFESRLPVFSWLGYAGSALLIIGHFANLYICQIAPRLKYKSF; via the coding sequence ATGAAAGCATCACATTCACATAACAAAGCAGATTACGTTGGCATTGCCGGCTCTGTGCTGTGCATTATCCATTGCCTGCTGGTACCGGCTGCGGTGGCATTCGGCTCAGGATTCGGGCATGTGCATCATGCTGATTTCAGCCTGCTTTCGCTGGATATGCTGTTTATTCTGATCAATGGACTGGCGGTTTTTTATGCAACCCGTGATCACAAGTCTGTGCCGGTGCGTATCCTGCTCTGGGGTGGGCTTCTTGTATTTTCGGTCTCGCTGATCTTTGAAAGCCGTCTTCCGGTTTTCTCCTGGCTGGGTTATGCAGGTTCAGCCCTGCTCATCATCGGGCATTTTGCCAATCTTTACATCTGTCAGATCGCCCCACGTCTGAAATACAAGTCTTTTTAA
- a CDS encoding Fur family transcriptional regulator — translation MEGLKETLKEHNLRTTTCREDVLSAFINRKNALSHGDLEGALGEAYDRVTIYRTLKTFLEKGIIHKVLDDEGLRYALCSHNCSEQQHHHDHIHFKCSACGETNCLENLHIPVVQLPNGYQAENFNLLIQGVCPKCN, via the coding sequence ATGGAAGGATTAAAAGAAACGCTGAAAGAACATAATCTGCGCACTACAACTTGCCGGGAGGATGTTCTGTCTGCTTTCATTAACCGCAAAAACGCATTATCTCACGGGGATCTGGAAGGTGCACTGGGCGAGGCTTATGACCGGGTTACCATTTACCGCACGCTTAAAACTTTCCTTGAAAAAGGGATTATTCACAAAGTACTGGATGATGAAGGCCTGCGTTATGCGCTTTGCTCGCATAATTGCTCCGAGCAGCAGCATCATCATGACCATATTCATTTCAAATGTAGTGCCTGCGGCGAGACCAACTGTCTTGAAAACCTGCATATCCCGGTCGTCCAGCTTCCAAATGGCTACCAGGCCGAGAACTTCAACCTGCTCATCCAGGGAGTTTGCCCCAAATGCAACTAG
- a CDS encoding SDR family NAD(P)-dependent oxidoreductase, with protein MNSYLFENQVAIVTGAGQGIGYEIARQLASQGAGVILNDLDEALATEAARSICDKGGACVAFPGDSSKQEVIDGMVNEALRHFGKLTLAVANAGITLFGDFFEYPAENLQKVLNVNLMGSFLLTQAAARQMRQQQSGGRVLLMSSVVGHQAHKYLAAYAMTKAGLEMLAKNLVLELSPHGITINTVAPGATLTERTLADDPTYPKIWSGITPMGRPAVCEDIANAALFLLSPHSGHITGQSLVVDGGWTSVSPLPDLSNLSHESLGKH; from the coding sequence ATGAACAGCTACTTATTTGAAAATCAGGTTGCTATTGTTACAGGAGCCGGTCAGGGTATCGGGTACGAAATTGCCAGGCAACTTGCCAGCCAGGGAGCCGGTGTGATCCTGAACGATCTGGATGAAGCGCTGGCAACCGAGGCCGCAAGGAGCATTTGTGACAAAGGAGGAGCCTGCGTAGCCTTTCCGGGAGACTCTTCCAAACAGGAAGTTATCGACGGAATGGTTAACGAAGCCCTGCGGCACTTTGGGAAACTTACCCTTGCTGTTGCCAATGCAGGCATTACCCTGTTCGGAGACTTTTTTGAATACCCTGCCGAAAATCTCCAGAAGGTTTTGAATGTAAATCTGATGGGCTCATTTCTGCTGACGCAGGCCGCTGCCAGGCAAATGCGTCAGCAGCAGTCGGGCGGGCGGGTACTGCTGATGTCCTCTGTAGTAGGGCATCAGGCACACAAGTACCTGGCCGCCTACGCGATGACCAAGGCCGGACTGGAAATGCTGGCCAAGAACCTGGTCCTCGAACTTTCGCCGCATGGTATTACCATCAACACCGTCGCGCCGGGCGCTACGCTCACGGAGCGTACGCTGGCTGACGATCCTACGTATCCCAAAATCTGGTCAGGAATTACACCCATGGGGCGGCCGGCGGTTTGCGAAGATATTGCCAATGCAGCATTGTTCCTGCTGTCGCCGCACTCAGGACATATTACGGGTCAAAGCCTTGTAGTGGACGGAGGCTGGACTTCGGTAAGTCCCCTGCCCGATCTCAGCAATTTAAGTCATGAAAGTTTGGGTAAACATTAA
- a CDS encoding serine hydrolase, giving the protein MSLQLFAYPSPAQSQTDHFLERLLKKYPERFTNVLSQPEKYKVQVLYTRIDRNRKNEPHFTTHSYGVNSTDYFYPASTVKLPAIILAFEKLNRLGIDKYTPMFTGTARPEQTAVTRDTTSEDGLPSVAHYAKKILLASDNDAFNRLYEFIGQEEFNEGLKKHGYTQARITHRLDLNIGTENNRYTNPVKFVKDGKVVYEQPAAYCSKVYTAHAPIPLGKGFVKNGKLVEEPFDFAEKNYFPLEEQHRLLRSIFFPEQVVPAERFNLTPEDYRFLYQYMSQFPVETSFPANYTDDYYDGYVKFLLFGSTKTRLPRHIRLFNKSGDAYGFLLDNAYIADFEKGIELMVTAVIYCNEDGIFNDDKYEYETVGFPFMVNLGKTLFEYELSRKHTNRPDLSRFEVEYDK; this is encoded by the coding sequence TTGTCATTACAACTATTTGCATACCCTTCGCCTGCACAATCCCAGACCGATCATTTTCTTGAAAGATTATTAAAAAAATACCCCGAGCGGTTTACGAATGTCCTCTCCCAGCCGGAGAAGTACAAGGTTCAGGTGCTGTACACGCGCATTGACCGTAACCGCAAAAATGAACCCCATTTTACAACCCACAGTTACGGCGTAAACAGCACAGACTACTTTTATCCCGCCAGTACAGTCAAACTGCCCGCTATTATCCTGGCATTTGAAAAGCTCAATAGGCTCGGGATTGACAAGTATACACCCATGTTCACAGGTACTGCGCGTCCCGAGCAGACGGCCGTCACCCGGGATACGACCTCCGAGGATGGGCTTCCTTCCGTAGCCCACTATGCCAAGAAAATCCTGCTTGCGAGCGATAATGATGCATTCAACCGGCTTTATGAATTTATTGGTCAGGAGGAGTTCAATGAAGGGTTGAAAAAGCATGGCTATACCCAAGCGCGCATCACGCACCGCCTCGACCTGAACATAGGCACAGAAAACAACCGGTATACCAATCCGGTGAAGTTTGTAAAAGACGGGAAAGTGGTTTACGAGCAGCCTGCGGCTTATTGTAGTAAAGTATACACGGCCCATGCTCCTATTCCTTTGGGTAAAGGTTTTGTAAAAAACGGCAAGCTTGTTGAGGAGCCTTTTGATTTTGCTGAAAAGAACTACTTCCCGCTCGAAGAGCAGCACCGGCTTCTCAGGTCTATTTTCTTTCCTGAACAAGTAGTACCGGCTGAGCGCTTTAATTTGACACCGGAAGATTATCGTTTTTTGTACCAGTACATGTCGCAATTCCCTGTGGAAACGAGCTTCCCGGCCAATTACACGGACGACTACTACGATGGCTATGTGAAGTTTCTGTTGTTTGGGTCAACCAAGACGCGCCTGCCGCGCCATATCCGGTTGTTCAACAAGTCGGGAGATGCTTACGGATTTTTGCTGGACAATGCCTACATAGCTGATTTTGAAAAAGGCATCGAGCTGATGGTTACAGCTGTAATTTATTGTAATGAAGACGGCATCTTCAACGACGACAAGTACGAGTATGAGACCGTCGGATTTCCATTTATGGTCAACCTGGGCAAGACGCTCTTCGAATACGAGCTGAGCCGCAAGCATACCAACCGGCCTGATCTGAGCCGGTTTGAGGTTGAATACGATAAGTAG
- a CDS encoding IlvD/Edd family dehydratase produces the protein MEENSNKLRSQGWFGKSGKDGFIYRAWMKNQGYPADEFDGRPVIGICNTFSELTPCNGHFRELAESVKRGVWEAGGFPVEFPVMSLGETLIKPTAMLYRNLASMDVEESIRANPIDGVVLLCGCDKTTPSLVMGAASVDIPTIVVSGGPMLTGRYRGTNIGTSDVWRFSEMYRNGEISQEQLSTAEACMCRSNGHCAVMGTASTMACMVESLGLTLPENAAIPAADSRRKVIAHLSGRRIVQMVKEDLRMSKILTKEAFENAIMLNAAIGGSTNFVIHLLAIAGRIGVDLTLDHFNELCEKVPLLLNLQPSGGYFMEDFYYAGGLPVVIKEMISLLHQDVITVNGKTMAENSASAECFNTDVIGTLDEPVKTLTGLAVVRGNLCENGAVIKPSASLKPELMQHRGRAVVFEDIDDYKRRLDDPDLDVDENSILILKNVGPKGYPGMPEVGNMSLPKKLLAQGVIDMVRISDGRMSGTGFGTVVLHVSPEAAVGGNFALVQDGDFIELDVEKRKLHLEVSPEELERRRAYWKPLEMGYNRGYVNLHINHVMQAHEGADLDFLRGGSGDKVTRDSH, from the coding sequence ATGGAAGAAAACAGCAATAAGCTACGTAGTCAGGGCTGGTTTGGCAAATCAGGAAAAGACGGGTTCATTTACCGGGCGTGGATGAAAAACCAGGGCTACCCGGCTGATGAATTTGACGGAAGGCCGGTCATCGGCATTTGTAATACTTTTTCGGAGCTTACTCCCTGCAACGGTCATTTCCGCGAACTGGCGGAGTCGGTCAAGCGGGGTGTATGGGAGGCAGGAGGATTTCCGGTGGAATTTCCGGTAATGTCACTCGGAGAAACACTTATCAAACCCACGGCAATGCTCTACCGCAACCTCGCGAGCATGGACGTAGAGGAAAGTATCCGTGCCAATCCGATCGATGGCGTGGTACTGCTTTGTGGCTGCGACAAGACAACCCCTTCCCTAGTTATGGGGGCAGCCAGTGTGGATATTCCTACAATCGTGGTGTCAGGCGGACCGATGCTTACAGGCCGGTACCGGGGTACCAACATCGGCACAAGCGATGTATGGCGTTTCAGTGAAATGTACCGGAATGGCGAGATCAGCCAGGAGCAGCTGAGTACGGCCGAGGCCTGCATGTGCCGGAGCAACGGACATTGCGCTGTGATGGGCACGGCTTCCACAATGGCATGTATGGTGGAATCGCTCGGGCTGACGCTTCCTGAAAATGCCGCTATTCCTGCGGCTGACTCGCGGCGGAAAGTCATTGCGCACTTGTCGGGAAGAAGGATCGTGCAAATGGTGAAGGAAGACCTGCGTATGTCCAAAATCCTGACTAAAGAAGCTTTTGAAAATGCCATCATGCTGAATGCGGCTATCGGCGGTTCTACCAACTTTGTCATTCACCTGCTTGCCATCGCCGGAAGGATCGGGGTAGACCTTACCCTGGACCATTTCAATGAACTTTGCGAGAAAGTGCCCCTGCTGCTCAACTTGCAACCTTCGGGCGGATACTTTATGGAAGATTTCTATTACGCCGGCGGACTGCCGGTCGTGATCAAGGAGATGATCAGCCTCCTGCATCAGGATGTAATCACCGTAAATGGAAAAACCATGGCAGAAAACTCTGCTTCGGCGGAGTGCTTTAATACGGATGTGATAGGAACCCTGGATGAGCCTGTGAAAACGCTGACCGGGCTTGCAGTAGTACGGGGCAATTTGTGTGAGAACGGAGCGGTGATCAAACCTTCGGCTTCCCTTAAACCTGAACTGATGCAGCACCGCGGGCGCGCTGTTGTTTTTGAAGATATAGATGATTACAAAAGACGCCTTGACGATCCTGATCTGGATGTAGACGAAAACAGCATTCTTATTTTAAAAAATGTCGGCCCGAAAGGATACCCGGGCATGCCGGAGGTAGGCAATATGTCTTTACCCAAAAAGCTACTTGCACAGGGTGTTATTGATATGGTGCGGATTTCGGACGGGCGCATGAGCGGTACCGGCTTTGGTACGGTGGTATTGCACGTTTCGCCGGAGGCAGCTGTGGGCGGCAACTTTGCATTGGTGCAGGATGGTGATTTCATTGAGCTGGATGTCGAAAAACGAAAGCTGCACCTGGAAGTGTCACCGGAAGAACTGGAACGCAGGCGCGCTTACTGGAAACCGCTCGAAATGGGCTACAACCGTGGATATGTCAACTTACATATCAATCACGTCATGCAGGCACACGAAGGCGCAGACCTGGACTTTCTGCGCGGAGGCTCGGGTGATAAGGTTACAAGAGATTCGCATTAA
- the gldD gene encoding gliding motility lipoprotein GldD: MKIPVTAFVLAAFAASLISCGSEEQTFVPKPKGYNRIELPAHAYRMLDKIHPYDFEYSKFSRIVPDTFAMAGKDWIFVHYPQLNANIQITYKPLQNNPKLLGEFINDSYKLAAKHQIRASSIQEQRITTPSGNIATIFRIEGDVPSPFQFYTTDSTTHFMRGAVYFPTATKNDSLAPVIAYIQEDMLRLLNTLQWRKK; encoded by the coding sequence ATGAAAATACCGGTTACTGCCTTTGTGCTGGCTGCTTTTGCTGCATCACTGATCTCCTGCGGCAGTGAAGAGCAAACCTTTGTTCCCAAACCTAAAGGCTATAACCGCATTGAGCTGCCGGCACACGCATACCGCATGCTGGACAAAATTCATCCTTACGATTTTGAATATTCCAAGTTTTCCAGGATTGTGCCTGATACCTTTGCTATGGCGGGAAAGGACTGGATATTTGTTCATTATCCACAACTCAATGCCAATATTCAGATTACCTACAAGCCGCTGCAAAACAATCCGAAGTTGCTGGGCGAATTCATCAATGATTCCTATAAGCTTGCCGCTAAACATCAGATTCGCGCATCTTCCATTCAGGAGCAGCGCATTACTACGCCAAGCGGGAACATAGCGACCATTTTCAGGATAGAAGGAGACGTGCCCAGTCCTTTTCAGTTTTACACGACTGACAGTACCACACACTTTATGCGCGGGGCTGTTTATTTTCCGACTGCTACAAAAAATGATTCTCTGGCTCCTGTCATCGCCTACATACAGGAAGATATGCTCCGGTTGCTGAACACGCTGCAGTGGAGAAAAAAATAA